From the genome of Nicotiana sylvestris chromosome 2, ASM39365v2, whole genome shotgun sequence, one region includes:
- the LOC138886340 gene encoding uncharacterized protein produces the protein MPLFRPFQTCYLVWAKARTLYTNDISRFYDVISRMTNLKKQELDMSTYLGQVQAVMEEFETLMPVSASVSKQQEQRQKMFLVLTLAGLPHDLDSVRDQILASPTVPTVDELFSRLLRLAAAPSHPVISSQILDSSVLASQTVDVRASQAMENRRGGGRFGRSRPKCSYCHKLGHTREMCYSLNGRPPKNVYVAQSETTGNQGFSVSKEEYNELLQYRAI, from the exons atgcctttgtttcggccattccagacatgttatttggtttgggcaaaggctcgtacgttatacactaatgatatatctcgcttctatgatgtgatatcacggatgacaaacttaaagaagcaagaattagatatgtctacttacttgggtcaggtacaggcagtcatggaggaatttgagacattgatgccagtttctgctagtgtgtcaaaacaacaagagcagcgacagaaaatgtttctagttcttacactcgctggacttcctcatgatcttgattcagtacgagaccagattttggcgagtccgactgtccctacagttgatgaattattctctcgatTACTTCGCCTTGCTGCAGCACCAAGTCACCCAGTGATTTCATCACAGATACTTGATTCCTCTGTTCTTGCATCCCAGACAGTGGATGTTCGGGCATCTCAAGCTATGGAGAATAGACGAGGAGGCGGTCGTTTTGGGAGATCTAGACCCAAGTGTTCTTATTGTCACAAACTTGGACACACTCGCGAAATGTGTTATTCCTTAAATGGTCGTCCACCCAAAAATGTCTACGTTGCTCAAAGCGAGACTACAGGTAATCAGGGCTTTTCTGTATCTAAAGAAGAATATAATGAGCTCCTTCAGTATCGAGCAA tctag